One window of the Colletotrichum destructivum chromosome 6, complete sequence genome contains the following:
- a CDS encoding Putative RNA recognition motif domain, nucleotide-binding alpha-beta plait domain superfamily: MNKKLIRGFSSMNRHSIRRAATRATLTSSVSAATVAPKSQTISSALRALNATTVSARYFSFAAPKAFSRSAASRYERQERGGGGYKKPYEKRVSRVDPSEHVVFVQNYSFDVKPDDLTEAFSKYGEVVGVSMPPKKTYCFVYFKDLESSVSAVENVNGTFWHGRRIVAKLRSDRPERPEAGDRPRPERRSKERPQRNGPYAGPPTQTLYVGNISFEASDADLNNLFATLKDVKDVRVAVDRATGWPRGFAHADFASVEAAKAGKEALAGVQLGGRELKISYAPVKDEHSIIRDGGNSSGDRYNSQSQVEERIEAEHEQAEEAQKDQKPEAGKQDINWNA; this comes from the exons GGATTTTCCTCTATGAATAGGCATTCCATCCGTCGCGCGGCCACCCGCGCCACTCTGACCAGCTCGGTCTCTGCTGCCACTGTAGCACCCAAGTCGCAGACCATCTCGTCCGCTCTGCGTGCCCTCAACGCCACCACAGTCTCTGCCAGATAtttctccttcgccgccccCAAGGCCTTCTCCCGTTCCGCCGCGTCTCGCTACGAACGTCAAGAGCGTGGGGGTGGGGGTTACAAAAAGCCGTACGAAAAGAGAGTTTCGCGCGTGGACCCCAGCGAgcacgtcgtcttcgtccagAACTACTCGTTCGACGTCAAGCCCGACGATCTGACCGAAGCGTTCTCCAAGTATGGCGAGGTTGTTGGCGTGTCAATGCCGCCCAAGAAGAC TTACTGCTTTGTCTACTTCAAGGACCTTGAGTCGTCTGTCTCCGCCGTTGAGAACGTCAACGGCACCTTCTGGCACGGCCGCCGCATTGTCGCCAAGCTACGCAGCGACCGTCCCGAACGTCCCGAAGCTGGCGACCGCCCCCGGCCCGAGCGACGAAGCAAGGAGAGGCCGCAACGCAACGGCCCGTACGCGGGCCCGCCGACCCAGACGCTTTATGTCGGCAACATCTCATTCGAGGCTTCGGACGCGGACCTGAACAATCTCTTTGCGACGCTCAAGGATGTCAAGGACGTGCGTGTCGCCGTGGACCGCGCGACGGGCTGGCCGCGCGGCTTCGCCCATGCCGACTTTGCCAGcgtcgaggctgccaaggCGGGCAAGGAGGCGCTCGCCGGTGTCCAGCTTGGCGGCCGCGAGCTCAAGATCTCGTACGCGCCAGTCAAAGACGAGCACTCCATCATCCGCGATGGAGGCAACAGCTCAGGCGACCGCTACAACTCGCAGAGTCAGGTTGAGGAGCGCATCGAGGCGGAGcacgagcaggccgaggaggcaCAGAAGGACCAGAAGCCCGAGGCTGGCAAGCAGGACATCAACTGGAACGCTTGA